A single genomic interval of bacterium harbors:
- a CDS encoding SPOR domain-containing protein, with amino-acid sequence MQEHEKEFDPAKYRKPEEKEATEVKPSERADIPEETQWTERIEKTMGYRIQLYSTTSVDEAQRQITRFHDRLDSLDMQVGRLDLTFDAPYYKLRMGDFLLRPPADSVRALLHERGMTEAWVVRDRVQHKVRVKAE; translated from the coding sequence ATGCAGGAACACGAAAAGGAATTCGATCCGGCAAAATACAGGAAACCCGAGGAAAAGGAAGCGACGGAGGTCAAACCCTCCGAACGCGCCGATATCCCTGAAGAGACGCAATGGACTGAGCGCATCGAGAAGACGATGGGATATCGTATCCAGCTGTATTCTACCACCAGCGTGGATGAAGCGCAGCGGCAGATTACGCGTTTTCATGACAGGCTTGATTCTCTCGATATGCAGGTGGGACGGCTTGATCTGACCTTCGATGCGCCGTATTACAAGTTGCGTATGGGGGATTTTCTGCTTCGTCCCCCGGCCGATTCCGTCCGCGCTCTGCTTCATGAACGCGGTATGACTGAAGCCTGGGTCGTACGAGACCGTGTCCAGCACAAGGTGCGTGTCAAGGCGGAATAA
- a CDS encoding SPOR domain-containing protein, protein MLHRKFFPLMFIFASLMFVAACSSSEEVNSKDGAQGDESFQKVDQEESIIPETDEPVEIEVVEDEGEAEVEPVPIRDEEPAAATEAEPPAKQEAPPVEKTQPANVAPRSGSMMWSVQLGAFKNESGAFELVNELKNKFNQPVYKRYDAATGYYKVTLGSFQKRDEAASFKAEVQSLGYPDAFTVEVAR, encoded by the coding sequence ATGTTGCATCGCAAATTTTTCCCCCTCATGTTCATTTTTGCATCGCTGATGTTCGTAGCGGCATGCAGTTCAAGTGAGGAAGTGAACTCCAAGGACGGCGCGCAGGGGGACGAAAGTTTCCAGAAAGTCGACCAGGAAGAATCGATCATCCCGGAAACGGATGAACCCGTTGAAATCGAAGTTGTGGAAGATGAAGGGGAGGCCGAGGTCGAACCTGTTCCCATCAGGGATGAGGAACCGGCAGCGGCTACGGAAGCTGAGCCGCCGGCAAAGCAGGAGGCGCCGCCCGTGGAGAAAACGCAGCCCGCAAACGTGGCACCGCGCAGCGGCAGTATGATGTGGAGCGTGCAGCTCGGTGCGTTCAAAAACGAATCCGGTGCCTTCGAACTCGTCAACGAACTCAAAAACAAGTTCAATCAGCCGGTGTACAAGCGCTATGATGCTGCGACCGGTTACTACAAGGTTACGCTGGGCTCCTTCCAGAAGCGTGATGAGGCCGCTTCCTTCAAAGCGGAAGTACAGTCTCTTGGTTACCCGGATGCATTCACGGTTGAGGTTGCACGCTAA
- the deoC gene encoding deoxyribose-phosphate aldolase codes for MDTELAGRIDHTLLKPEAGERDILRLCDEARQYGFASVCVNPSWVRLCANVLQESAPRVCTVIGFPLGANRTDVKVRETENAAADGAGEFDMVLHVGRLREGDYAYVENDIASVAHAARQSVDEAIIKVILETCLLSDTEVIEACNLAVNAGAEFVKTSTGFSSGGATVEAVRLMRSTVGESADVKASGGIRDRDTALRMIDAGATRIGASAGIEIVRL; via the coding sequence ATCGATACGGAACTCGCGGGCAGAATTGATCACACCCTTCTTAAACCGGAGGCCGGAGAGCGGGATATTCTCCGGCTCTGCGATGAGGCACGTCAATATGGATTTGCCTCCGTATGTGTCAATCCATCATGGGTGCGTCTCTGTGCAAATGTGCTGCAGGAAAGCGCACCGCGTGTGTGCACGGTGATCGGATTCCCGCTTGGCGCAAACAGAACAGACGTCAAGGTCCGGGAAACTGAAAACGCGGCAGCGGATGGCGCCGGAGAATTCGATATGGTGCTGCATGTCGGCAGACTACGCGAAGGCGACTATGCCTACGTCGAAAACGATATCGCATCCGTTGCGCACGCTGCCAGGCAAAGCGTCGATGAAGCCATTATCAAGGTCATCCTGGAAACATGCCTGCTCAGCGATACGGAAGTTATCGAAGCCTGCAATCTCGCGGTGAACGCCGGCGCGGAATTTGTCAAGACTTCTACCGGGTTCAGCAGTGGAGGCGCCACTGTTGAGGCTGTCCGGCTGATGCGCAGTACCGTAGGGGAAAGCGCAGACGTGAAAGCCAGCGGGGGCATCCGTGACCGTGACACCGCCTTACGCATGATCGATGCGGGAGCCACCCGTATCGGGGCAAGTGCCGGTATTGAAATTGTTCGTCTCTGA
- a CDS encoding PorT family protein gives MHARFQSRLILLALTAATLSFVMLTLPASAQRYRQSHGFRQAYPGSVAIGIVGGGNYNLGVSGPRADCNCEYDNGDGAGYHAGLQLDFFINRYLGLRLEGLFQDHSTEYITNRNAEMIAIDGSTVPVEFEQRSDVALQYITTSFSALWFTGAGGLYFIAGASAGFYTTGTLTEEIYLKTEGYTFPSSGTNKMVYKDGALEDFGDPGLRAAILLGIGFDLPLGRSAALAPELQANIPVTSVTDGNADWRINVIRASVALRFGI, from the coding sequence ATGCATGCTCGTTTCCAGTCTCGCCTCATCCTGCTCGCATTGACCGCTGCCACGCTTTCATTTGTCATGCTTACTCTGCCTGCCTCCGCGCAGCGCTACCGTCAGAGCCATGGATTCCGCCAGGCGTATCCGGGATCCGTTGCCATAGGGATCGTCGGTGGCGGCAATTACAATCTCGGCGTCAGCGGTCCCAGAGCCGACTGCAACTGTGAATATGACAATGGCGACGGTGCGGGGTATCATGCCGGACTGCAGCTCGATTTCTTCATCAATCGCTATTTGGGATTGCGCCTGGAAGGACTTTTTCAGGATCACAGTACCGAGTACATCACCAATCGCAATGCGGAGATGATTGCAATCGATGGCAGCACTGTCCCCGTGGAGTTCGAGCAGCGTTCGGATGTCGCACTCCAGTACATCACGACATCGTTCAGTGCACTCTGGTTTACCGGTGCCGGGGGACTGTATTTCATCGCCGGCGCGAGCGCCGGTTTTTATACGACAGGAACACTCACCGAAGAGATTTACCTGAAAACCGAGGGCTATACGTTTCCCAGCTCCGGAACGAACAAGATGGTGTACAAGGATGGCGCGCTCGAGGACTTTGGAGATCCCGGGCTTCGTGCCGCTATTCTTCTGGGGATAGGATTCGACCTGCCTCTCGGCAGAAGCGCCGCCCTGGCCCCTGAACTGCAGGCCAACATACCGGTAACGTCTGTGACAGACGGAAACGCCGACTGGAGAATCAATGTAATCAGGGCATCGGTGGCGCTTCGCTTCGGAATCTGA
- a CDS encoding outer membrane beta-barrel protein, whose translation MRTLALILTLLLLSSTPLSAGNPPGGEDDILRPVPFRLHIGPYAGGAWIAGSGSFKTLCDCEYNGGNGLGFDLGGFADYPLSRDFSVMATVGLRSMTPVYEKSQTRLEYIEIPPAEGEFRNINFDLESTVQLTLLQFAVLAKWDLPLRGLYVAAGPELGVVFSDNIEEVETITTPGIGYDTNGGSEQVVMDDGLSQYYDDSGYQLALSARLGYIIPLHERLELAPELSFSLGQTPLASNYQSWRLNAFRAQIYLRFAI comes from the coding sequence ATGCGCACCTTGGCCCTGATTCTTACTCTCCTACTTCTAAGCTCCACGCCGCTTTCCGCGGGTAATCCCCCCGGGGGAGAGGACGATATTCTGCGTCCCGTCCCGTTTCGACTTCACATCGGTCCCTATGCCGGTGGTGCCTGGATAGCGGGAAGTGGCAGTTTCAAGACACTTTGCGACTGTGAATACAACGGAGGAAACGGACTGGGATTCGATCTTGGCGGTTTTGCGGATTATCCCCTCAGCAGGGATTTTTCCGTGATGGCGACGGTGGGATTGCGTTCGATGACACCCGTGTACGAGAAATCGCAGACACGTCTGGAGTATATCGAGATTCCACCTGCGGAAGGGGAGTTTCGCAACATCAATTTCGATCTCGAAAGCACCGTTCAGCTGACTCTGCTGCAATTTGCTGTACTCGCGAAATGGGATTTGCCGCTTCGCGGTCTTTATGTCGCCGCCGGTCCGGAACTCGGTGTGGTGTTTTCCGACAATATCGAAGAAGTGGAAACCATTACCACTCCTGGGATAGGTTATGATACAAACGGGGGCAGCGAGCAGGTCGTGATGGACGACGGACTGTCGCAGTATTATGACGACAGCGGTTATCAGCTTGCACTCAGTGCAAGGCTCGGATACATCATTCCTCTGCACGAGCGACTTGAACTGGCCCCCGAGCTTTCCTTTTCACTGGGACAGACGCCGCTCGCCTCCAACTATCAGAGCTGGAGGCTCAATGCGTTCCGCGCACAGATATATCTGCGCTTCGCCATATGA
- a CDS encoding tetratricopeptide repeat protein: MMRIFCIVILSLLSVAVVQAQPRDRFDEATSAYSNAEYKQAIQLLHDLENEGYASFPVYYNLGNAYYKNGNLGAAMLYFEKALLQEPGNADVLHNIRVVRARTRDRVEPIPLLFFVRWWNDVQNAYLPATFFSWSVAFLWLLAASLFLFFGFRRVLLRRIALVASIATGVFFILTVVLYSTRLEQISAHSNAIIMPDETTVLSTPDATGVESFVVHEGLKVQILEVREEMYHIRLADGKNGWIPRSAAERI; the protein is encoded by the coding sequence ATGATGAGAATATTCTGCATTGTAATCCTCTCCTTGCTTTCTGTTGCCGTCGTGCAGGCGCAACCACGGGATCGCTTCGACGAAGCAACGAGCGCCTATTCCAACGCCGAATACAAACAGGCGATACAGCTGCTGCACGATCTGGAAAATGAAGGCTATGCCTCTTTCCCGGTGTATTACAATCTCGGGAACGCCTATTACAAGAACGGAAACCTCGGCGCAGCAATGCTGTATTTCGAGAAGGCGCTTCTGCAGGAGCCGGGGAATGCGGACGTACTCCATAACATTCGTGTGGTGCGCGCCCGGACCCGCGACCGCGTCGAACCGATTCCGTTGCTTTTCTTCGTTCGCTGGTGGAATGATGTGCAGAACGCATACCTGCCCGCAACGTTTTTCAGCTGGTCGGTCGCCTTCCTGTGGCTGCTCGCCGCATCCCTGTTTCTCTTCTTCGGGTTCCGCCGCGTATTGCTGCGCCGCATCGCACTGGTGGCAAGCATCGCGACAGGCGTCTTTTTCATTCTGACCGTTGTCCTCTACAGCACACGTCTCGAGCAGATCAGTGCACACAGCAATGCCATCATCATGCCTGATGAAACCACCGTTCTGAGTACGCCCGACGCCACCGGAGTCGAGAGTTTCGTGGTACATGAGGGATTGAAAGTGCAGATCCTGGAGGTACGGGAGGAGATGTACCATATCCGTCTCGCCGACGGGAAAAACGGCTGGATTCCGCGATCCGCCGCTGAGCGTATCTGA
- a CDS encoding BatD family protein — MKRLIAFIAVLSVLAPAVWAQDVQFTCSVDRTEVAVGEQFQVTYSLSGGSLRRYSDFNAPNLNSNFLTLHGPSTSQQMQIINGRVSTTISWSYVLQPRSVGSFTVPSASINYDGSRLSSNTVRIKVTKAVPQSGNQQQQQGGSTQSRNIDLGDELFIRAIANKSDVYIGEPITVTYKLYSRVAFQLDNPIKLPRMVGFWSEDVETPTQLRPRVEVYKGRQYETFMLRKVLYFPTQTGKLTIDPFEVGTTVRVRKPRERRGNDAFDRFFSDPFFDRYENVKKSLLTQKLNVNVRALPETDKPENFKGVVGSYDMNVQLDRRKLKANETATLTVKLSGQGNIRLLDEPSITFPAGVDHYDPTISEDVHPEGGTMTGSKTFEYILVPRYAGKVTLPPVTFSYFDLESKQYITLHSASFELDIAEGDARQQAGQLEQEYIDYLSEDVRPIRTVSGPLPSSEDPGIPLPLMALFYLMPVVATVGALLWKRRYDAARGDVAGMKRRRATRVAEKHLQNSRRYLEQGETDTYYLEIARALWGYVQDKLGLSTSATTMAAIVDALRKDGVDDALSAQLQKALDRVEFARFSPTRANEQEMQSLYDETREAIISLEEAMRRSA, encoded by the coding sequence ATGAAGCGGCTGATAGCGTTCATAGCAGTGCTCAGTGTGCTCGCACCCGCGGTGTGGGCGCAGGACGTGCAGTTCACCTGCAGCGTGGACAGAACGGAAGTTGCCGTGGGAGAGCAGTTCCAGGTGACATATTCCCTGTCTGGAGGGAGTCTTCGCCGCTACTCGGATTTCAACGCACCGAACCTTAACAGCAATTTCCTCACGCTCCACGGTCCGTCTACCTCGCAGCAGATGCAGATCATCAACGGACGCGTCAGTACGACCATCTCGTGGAGCTACGTTCTTCAACCGCGCAGCGTTGGCAGCTTCACCGTTCCATCCGCCAGCATCAACTACGATGGCTCCAGGCTCAGCAGCAACACCGTGCGTATCAAGGTGACGAAGGCCGTTCCGCAATCAGGGAATCAGCAGCAGCAGCAGGGGGGAAGCACACAATCGCGCAACATTGATCTGGGAGACGAGCTGTTTATTCGTGCCATTGCGAACAAATCCGATGTCTATATCGGTGAACCGATCACCGTTACCTACAAGCTGTATTCCCGCGTCGCTTTTCAGCTCGATAATCCCATCAAACTGCCACGCATGGTTGGCTTCTGGTCCGAGGATGTCGAAACACCGACCCAGCTGCGTCCACGGGTCGAAGTGTACAAGGGACGGCAGTACGAGACTTTCATGCTGCGTAAAGTGCTGTATTTCCCGACGCAGACCGGGAAGCTGACGATTGATCCCTTCGAAGTCGGGACCACTGTACGCGTTCGCAAACCGCGTGAGCGACGGGGGAATGACGCATTTGACCGTTTTTTCTCCGATCCGTTTTTCGATCGTTATGAAAACGTGAAGAAATCGCTGCTGACACAGAAACTGAATGTGAACGTGCGCGCACTCCCTGAAACGGACAAACCCGAAAACTTCAAGGGTGTTGTCGGTTCGTACGACATGAACGTGCAGTTGGACAGGCGAAAGCTCAAGGCGAATGAAACCGCAACGCTGACGGTGAAGCTGAGTGGACAGGGAAATATCCGTTTGCTCGATGAGCCGTCGATCACGTTCCCCGCGGGAGTGGATCATTATGATCCGACCATAAGCGAGGATGTGCATCCTGAAGGCGGCACCATGACAGGCAGCAAGACCTTCGAGTATATCCTGGTGCCGCGTTATGCGGGCAAGGTCACGCTACCACCGGTGACCTTCAGCTATTTCGATCTCGAGAGCAAGCAGTATATCACCCTTCACAGCGCGTCTTTCGAGCTCGATATCGCCGAAGGCGACGCGCGGCAGCAGGCAGGACAGCTTGAGCAGGAGTACATTGACTACCTTTCGGAAGATGTGCGGCCGATACGCACCGTCTCAGGTCCATTGCCCTCCAGCGAGGATCCGGGTATTCCGTTGCCACTCATGGCGCTCTTCTACCTCATGCCGGTTGTCGCCACCGTCGGCGCGCTGCTCTGGAAGCGGCGGTATGATGCCGCAAGAGGTGATGTCGCAGGAATGAAGCGCCGCCGCGCTACCCGTGTCGCGGAAAAACACCTGCAGAATTCACGACGTTATCTCGAGCAGGGTGAAACCGATACGTACTATCTCGAAATTGCCCGTGCGCTCTGGGGGTATGTGCAGGACAAACTGGGACTCTCCACCTCTGCCACCACAATGGCCGCAATTGTGGATGCCCTTCGGAAGGACGGCGTTGATGATGCGCTCAGTGCACAATTACAGAAAGCTCTCGACCGCGTGGAATTTGCACGATTTTCGCCGACACGGGCGAACGAGCAGGAGATGCAGTCACTGTATGACGAAACACGTGAAGCCATCATTTCCCTCGAAGAAGCCATGCGGAGGAGCGCATGA
- a CDS encoding tetratricopeptide repeat protein → MRTRILIVILLSMTAATLSAQSYRSTVNEGNEYYSQQEYDRAREKYEQASVEEPDRVESYFNNGNAAYRADDIKAALEAYEKAGTRVENPDQLATTFYNAGNTFLQAADKGMENPLLQQAAGGQGGDMRMQGYLHAIDMYKRALKLRPADEEARYNLTYAKKKLEELQQQQQNKDQNKDQKKDQKQDKNKDQDQKDKSKDEQQQKKDQQQQDQQQQQNQKDQDQKEDAKKNEQQKSKPEQEQKMSKQQAEQILRALEREEKALQKKKRAKVNARANVEKDW, encoded by the coding sequence ATGAGAACGCGCATCCTCATTGTCATACTGCTCTCGATGACTGCGGCAACACTGTCGGCACAGTCGTACCGTTCGACGGTAAACGAGGGCAATGAATATTACAGCCAGCAGGAATATGACCGCGCCCGAGAGAAATACGAACAGGCGTCCGTCGAAGAGCCCGATCGCGTTGAAAGCTATTTCAACAACGGGAACGCAGCGTATCGCGCAGACGATATCAAGGCGGCTCTCGAAGCATACGAGAAAGCCGGGACACGCGTGGAAAACCCCGATCAGCTGGCGACGACGTTTTACAACGCCGGGAATACCTTTCTGCAGGCAGCGGACAAGGGGATGGAAAATCCACTGTTGCAGCAGGCGGCCGGTGGACAGGGTGGGGATATGCGTATGCAGGGCTATCTGCATGCCATTGACATGTACAAACGGGCGCTCAAGCTTCGTCCGGCGGATGAAGAAGCCCGATACAATCTGACCTACGCCAAAAAGAAGCTGGAAGAGCTGCAGCAGCAACAGCAGAACAAAGATCAGAACAAGGATCAGAAGAAAGACCAGAAGCAGGACAAGAATAAGGATCAGGATCAGAAAGACAAGAGCAAGGACGAGCAGCAGCAGAAGAAAGATCAGCAGCAGCAGGACCAGCAGCAGCAACAGAATCAGAAAGACCAGGATCAGAAAGAGGACGCAAAGAAGAACGAGCAGCAGAAGTCCAAACCCGAGCAGGAGCAGAAGATGTCGAAGCAGCAGGCTGAGCAGATTCTGCGCGCACTCGAACGCGAGGAAAAAGCTCTGCAGAAGAAGAAGCGGGCCAAGGTAAACGCACGCGCAAATGTGGAGAAGGACTGGTAA